In the Clostridium gelidum genome, GAATAAATATCTTCCCTATCAAAAGGTGTTATAAACGCCTCTATAAGTTTACTTTCCATATCTAATCTAACTTCATCTGCTTCTTTAACATGCCGTAGAAGTTCTTCTTTTTCATTATTTGATCTACTTGTTAGCCATTTGTGTAACATATGAATACCTAACATATTAAACTCTGCCTGTTTATTTAACATTCCATAAAAATCATATTTTACTGGAAAAAACCTATCAAAAATATTTCTTTTATCCATATTTCCCACCCTCACTTTAATCACTATAAAAAAAATAACAAGTTAAATTTTTGATAGTGCCTTATATTACTTTGAAAATAAAATTAGCTAAACTATATATAATAGCAGAAACTACCGCAGATAGTGGTATTGTAATAAACCAAGCTAAAATAATCTCCTTTGCTACACCCCAATGAACCATTTTATATTCATCAGCCGCACCAGCCCCCATAACACTACCAACTACTACATGAGTAGTAGAAACAGGTGCCCCAATAAAAGTAGCCAATAGTAATGACCCTGAAGAAGCTAATTGAGAATTCACACTATGAATAACCCTTATTTTAAATATTCCTCTGCCGATAGTTTTCATTATTGTCCATCCTCCAAGCATTGTTCCAATAAACATTACAAGTCCACCAGCTATTCTTATTCCAAGGGGTATTGTAGTTATACCCTTCCCTGCCATCAGCGCTAATGCTATTATTCCAATTATCTTTTGTGTATCATTAGCACCATGGCTGTAGGCAAGTGCTGCAGCTATTCCTAATTGTAGCTTATTTAAACTATTATTTAATGTATATTTCGCATTCCGGAGTAGCAATTTCGTAAGTTTTTGAAGAATAAATGCAATTATAAATCCAAGGATTGGTGAAATAATTAAACCAGCAACTACTTTTAAAATTCCAGTAAGCTCATGTTGTCCACCAATTAGTTCATTCCAGCCCCATAGTATATGTTTATAACCTGAAGATACCCATACCGATCCAATAATTCCTCCTATCAAGGCATGTGTAGAGCTTGAAGGCAATCCTAATCTCCAGGTTACTAAATTCCATATAACTGCTCCCATAATTGCTGCAAAAAGTATTGTGAGCATGGAAGTATTCACTGGTAAATCTATAACCTTAGAGATAGTATCCGCTACTGCACTTCCACCAAAAATAGAACCAATCATTCCAAAAATTGATGCAATTGCAATTGCTTGCTTTGGCGTTGCTGCACCGCAAACAATACAAGTTGCAACTACAGAACTTGCATCATGGAGCCCATTGGACAGTGCAAAAATAAGTGCTATTAGAATTACTGCTATTAAAATTATGGTTATGCTGATAGACACCATCTACAATTCCTCCTAGTCTTCCCTATAAAATTCAAATTTAAGCTATTCATTTTAATATGAATTTAAGGTATTAAATTTAAATATGAATTTAAGCTATTCATTCAAATATGAATTTAACCTATCTATTTAAATATAAATTTAAGTTTTCTATTTTAACATTCATTTCATAATAATCTAGTACCTCTATTTTATCATCTTTGTATTTCTTATCAATAACAAATAAAGTTCTTTCTATAGAAGTTTCATATATATTTGAATGTTACTGCTGCTATAGATACCCACAACTGAAATTTCACTTATGCTTGGTATTATATTTAATATTTACCATACTTAGGAGCATATCAAAACAGAGAAATTGGATACATATTTGTGAAGTAGGCATTGAAAATAAGCTGCTGAAGCTTCTTAATGGGAGGTTGTTCCATTATAGTTTGTCCAAATTTTACATTTGGAGCAAACTATAATGGGTGCAACCTCCCATTTAGAATGCTTCCAGCGAAATTTTCACAGTCCTACGGAATAAATATGTATTCAATTTCGGCGGATGTAGGCATAAGTATGAGTTCCACTGTGTTTATCTATATCTATCAAATTAAAAGAAAACTTCATTACTTTTATTCCCTGCACAGGTATTTCTTTATTGAATATTTAATCTAAACTTGCACACAATATTGAATAGAATATACAAGATTGGAGATGACTATTCTATTATGAATAATATTAAGCTTTATATTATTTTATTTTTAGTTTTTATATGCTCATCATTTAATATTGAAGTTAATGCAATAACTCAACCTACTTCAAATATATATAAAGAAGGAATTTACCAAGCAAGTGATTTATACCTTTCACAAGATCATCTTTATTCTGCTCAAAATGTATCAACAGATGATCTTATCTTACAAATTTATGATGAAAATAAAGAAATACAACAATATATGAAATTACCGCCCTCCTCAAGAAAACTAACTTTAATTCCCGTAAAACCTAATTATCGCCTTGTAATACTAGGCAAAGGAGAACTATTTATTTCTATAGACTGATATTCATAATGAATTTGAAAGGTGGTTGTATATTCGTGAAAAAATTTATGGTTTTATTTTTAGTTTTTTTATGTATATCATTTAATATTATTAATCCATTGCCTGTATTTGCTCAAAATACACTTAAACAAGGTATTTATAAAGTAAGTGATTTAAATATCCCACAAAATAAATTTTATACTGTTCAAAATTTTTCAAAAACAAATACTTCTTTCATTCAATTTTTTGATGGAAATGGAAAAATGATACAGGCTATAAACTTAACCCCTAACTCACTAAAGTATGACATAATTGCCCTAGATCCTAATTTTACTATTGTAATACTAGGTGATGGAGACGTATCTATAGATTAACAAACATTATTTTCATTATTATTTGTCTACCTGTTTTCACAATCTTAGCTACTAAAAAGTATATTTTAGTCTAAAAGTTTTTATTTGTTAAAAATGTTCATTTTTCTTATGTTCTTGCTTGAACATAAGAAAAAGATTGTATACCAACATTTGAATTTGAAAATCTGCTTATTATGTTTGTTTTTTTGACGATTAATAATAACATACAAGGGCACTTTTTTATACATTTTTTAAGTAAATTTAATAAAATCTCTACAATGTTGTTTTCTCTAGCTTTGGATAATATTTTCTAATTTTCTACGCAGTTTTTGGTATGCAACATAATAATAACTCAACTTTCACATAATTAATTAATGCATGAAAGTTAAGTTATTAGCTATTATAGTTTATAATTTTTAGTACGTTTAATCATTTTTATATCCTAGAGCATTCATAATAATAAGGGCTGTTTCTTCAATAGCAATTTTGCTTACATCAATAACTTTACACTTGAGCTTTCTCATTACTTTATCTGAAAACTCCAATTCTTCGAGTATTCTAGCATCATTATAATATTGAATATTATTATAAATTGCCGTATACTCATCTAACCTTTTCTTTCGAATATCAATTAATCGTAGCGGATCAACTGTTAATCCAAATATCTTCTTTTGTGACATATTAAATAGTTGTTCTGGAATTTCAACCTCAGGAACTAATGGTATATTCATTGCTTTAATTCCTTTGTTCGCCAGATACATACATAGTGGGGTTTTTGATGTTCTAGATAATCCCACAATTACCACATCTGCTTTTTCAATCCCACTGTTATCCTTCGCATCATCATACTTCATGGCAAATTCCATTGCCTCAATTCTCTTAAAATAAATACTATCTAATACCCTAAGTGCTCCTGGCTTATAATCTTGGTGCATATTCATCATGGATTCTACAGAATTTATGATTGGCTCAAGCAAATTAATAAGTTTAATGTTTTTTTCATAACACCTTTTAGTAAGACTCTCCATAATATCTAATGAAACTATTGTTGAAATAACAATACATGACATTGATGCTTCAAAGATTTGAACTGCATTTTCAACATCCTTCAAGCCTCTCACAAATGGTATTGTTTTTATATCCACATTATTCTTAAAATGTATTGCAACAGCTTTTGCAAGCGTTTCTGCAGTTTCCCCTACAGAATCTGAAACAGCAAAAAGTGTTATCATTTATATCTCCCCCATTTTTCATTTTTCCTCCGCACTTAGGAATAACTAAGCACTAACGATTTAATCACATTCTGTATAGTATAACATAACTAGACTTTATTCAACAATAATTGCTGTATTGTATGCCTTCTTTGCAAATAATCATTAATATATTTCATATATTGATTTTTAGAGAAAAGAAAAAAGACACTACATCTTAAAATGTAATATCTTTTTATAAATAAATCCAATACGAGTCTCTTCTTTTAGTTACTTATCCTTCTAAAGGAATTTCAGGTCCTGATAGATCCAATTGATAAAAAACTAAATCTAGCCATTTACCAAATTTAAAGCCTGCTTTTGTTATTGTACCTGAATACTTAAATCCAAACTTTTCATGAATTTTAATACTATTTTCATTTAAACTATCTATGCATGCTACTATAGTTGCATATTCATCTACACTCGCAATGTCTATTAGTTCTTTCAATAAAATCTTACCTATTCTAAGGTTCCTATAATCCTTATGAACATATATGGAATGTTCTATTGTATATTTAAAAGCTGGATAAGCTCTAAATGGTCCAAACGTAGCAAATGCAACTACCCTATTATCTTTTTCAAATACTAATAATGGATATCCATCTTGCTTCCTTTTTTCATACCATTGTATTCTATCATCAATAGTGTGAGCCTTATAATCATAAATTGCTGTTGTATTCAATATAGCATCGTTGTAAATCTCCAAAATATCCATTAAATCTTTTTTTGTTGCTTCTCTCACCATTTTTTTATTCCTTTCACAATAAACTAGTTCTTCTTATTTTAGCACCTTCAAATCTATATATGTTGCAAAAATAATTCTTCATTTCAAATTCAAGAAATTCTGTAAGAATTTCATCCATAATTGTCAATTGTACATTGTAAATTGTTAATTGCAACATATATAGATAGTTTAATTTTGACTACTAAACAATCCTGCCCCTTTTATGATTTCTTGCTCCATAAATAAACTTGAAACGGCTTCATTATAATCACTCAACTTTTGTGACTTCTTTATTTTTTTAGCATATTTTTTATTATCTGAAAATATGTAAATCATATATCCCCATAATTCTTTCATTTTAAATAATGTATTTCTATCTTCCTTAAATAATTCTACATATTCATTTAAAAGTTCATCATGAAAATCTTTTAATATTTTTTTATTTATATTAGTATTATTTTTAATTTCATTCATTAAGCCTGGATTGGATATTATCCCTCTTCCTATCATTATTGTTTTTGCTTCTGGAAAAGATTTTATTAATTTATTATTATCCTTAGTAGTGAAAATATCACCATTATAACATATTGGATTAGTGCTTAAAGCTAATGCGTCTTTGAATACCTCTAAATTGGGTTTATTTCCATAAAAATCTTTTTGAGTTCTAGGATGAATAATTAATTCTTCTATAGGATATTTATTATAAATTTTTATTAACTCATAAAATTCTTCTGAATCATCTTTTCCTATTCTAGTTTTTATAGAAATTTTCATATAATCCATTTTAAATATTTCATCTAAAAACATATCAAGTTCTTCTCTTTTAGCTAGAAATCCTGAGCCTCTATTTTTTGAAACAACTGTTCCAGCAGGACAGCCTAAATTTAAGTTAACCTCATTATAACCTAATTGTTGTAACTTACTAGAAAGTGTGATGAAACCTTCTGAATCATTAGTAAGTATTTGAGGCACTATATTCATACCTTTATTGTTTTCAGGCAAAGTATCCTTTAATTCTTTAGTATTAAAACTTCTGCTTTTATTTGGAACAATAAACGGCGTAAAGTATTTATCAATATTATGAAAATATTTTTCATAAGTATTCCTATATATATATCCTGTAATTCCTTCCATTGGTGCTAAGTAATATTTCATTTAATAACTCCTCGTATAATAAATTTTCTAAAAATATTATATCAGCCTAATCTATTCTTATCTACTTAATTTTATTTAAGAACGTGGTTTTAAGTTTTTCTGAATTCACGTTTTTTATTTTCAAAGAAATGAGATTTTTGGCTTTGCCATTTATTTGATTGTGCCTAAACAAACCACTTTATTAATGTAAGATTAATTTAATGAAACTCTTACATTAATAAAGTGGTTTTATTCATATTATTTATTTTCATTTAATAATATACTTAATTGTCTTAATCCATAAATCATCTTTTCTAATTCTTTGGGATCAGCATTTTTTATTGACTCAGATATAAAATCAGCCATAAATTCTTTTTTCATTTTACATATATCATTATTTTTTTTAAATTCTTCAGAAATTGATAAATTTACAATTCTACGATTATCTTTTGGGATCTCTCTTGTTACAACACCTTGTTTTTCTAAACGATCAACTATACCTGAAACTGTACTTTTAGTTAAATTCATATGCTCACTTAAAGATTGAAGCGTTATTGATGGCATCATATGCAAATGAAATATAACGCCTATTTGAGGTGCTGTAAAACCATATTTTTTTGCACTTTTTTCAGATTTAAAACCAATAGATTTTCTAATAATTTTAAATATTTCAATTATCTCATCCGCTTGTTTTTGAGCTAGTTCAACATTTGCACTGGATGAATCTTCTTTAAAGTTCACTATATTCACCTCCTAAATTTAAGTTTTTACACTCTTTTAGTTTTCATAAAGAAAGTTAAAATCAAAGCTACTGCTACTGCTGCTACTGTTACCATAACAGCATATTGCATTCCGTCTATAGTTGCTTGCCCCTTTATCTTTTGCATCAAGCTAGATAAAGCAGAAACTTTAGCCATGCTTTGTGACATCCCCGAATGTATATATGCACTTGTTATTGAAGTTAAGAAATCATTTGATGCTTTATTATAAACATTTATTTGTTCTGCTAATTTAGCGTAATTATAATCACCTCTCCCTTGCATTATTGTAGATATTATAGTTACAGCAAGCGCACCAGATACTTGCCTAATCGTATTATTAAGAGCTGATGCCCTTGATACTAATTCTGATTTTACAGCATTCATTCCAGCTGTACTAATTGGCATCATAGCAAGCCCGAGTCCTATTGATCTAATACAAGTAACTAATATTATATACTCTTTACTTGTATTCATATTTATAGTATTTGCAAGTTCATAAGATGTAATACCTAATATAATTAGTCCAGGTATTACAAGAGGTTTTGCACCCAACTTATCAAACAGCTTTCCACTTACAGGCATCAAAACTCCCATTACCAAGGCAGAGGGTAACATAATGACTCCTGTTTCCATAGCAGTATATCCTCTTATATTTTGCAAAAACATAGGTAATATATAAGCTGATCCCATAAGTGCCAAGGTTAAGACACTAGATATAATTAAACTTATACTAAAATCAAATAACTTAAGAATTCGCAAATCTAATAATGGATTTGGATGTGTAAGCTCATTTACTACAAATAATATAAGACTTAATATCCCAAGTGTCATTAATATTGCATTTTCCATCTTGCTCCAATCAATTGAAGAACCTTCTCCAAGCACATATAATACACTTACGAGTCCAATTGTACAAGATAAAAATCCTATTATATCAAAGGATTTAATAGGCTTTCTTTCCGAATCTTTTAATAAAATTCCTGCCATTATTACGCCGACTATCCCTATAGGAACATTTACATTGAAAATCATTCTCCAGTCCATCTTTTCGATAATAAATCCTCCGAGGGTTGGTCCTATAGCAGGCGCAGCCATAGCTGCTATTCCCCAATAACCAAGAGCTAGTCCTATTTTTTCTCTAGGGAACAAGCTATATATGATGGACATTCCTACTGGCATTATCATCCCACCGCCAAGAGCTTGGAGTATACGAAATGCTATCATAGTTCCACCACTCCAAGCAAAACCACACAATAAAGACCCTACAGAAAACATACCTAAAGCAAACATATATATTTTTTTAGATCCAAAAGTATCCTGAAGAAATCCTGTTAATGGTATAATAGCTCCGAGTGTTAATGAATAAGCTGTTATAATCCATTTAGCATCATCTAAAGGCATTCCAAAAACAGACATCATCTTAGGAAGAGCAATATTAA is a window encoding:
- a CDS encoding inorganic phosphate transporter: MVSISITIILIAVILIALIFALSNGLHDASSVVATCIVCGAATPKQAIAIASIFGMIGSIFGGSAVADTISKVIDLPVNTSMLTILFAAIMGAVIWNLVTWRLGLPSSSTHALIGGIIGSVWVSSGYKHILWGWNELIGGQHELTGILKVVAGLIISPILGFIIAFILQKLTKLLLRNAKYTLNNSLNKLQLGIAAALAYSHGANDTQKIIGIIALALMAGKGITTIPLGIRIAGGLVMFIGTMLGGWTIMKTIGRGIFKIRVIHSVNSQLASSGSLLLATFIGAPVSTTHVVVGSVMGAGAADEYKMVHWGVAKEIILAWFITIPLSAVVSAIIYSLANFIFKVI
- a CDS encoding pyruvate, water dikinase regulatory protein; this translates as MITLFAVSDSVGETAETLAKAVAIHFKNNVDIKTIPFVRGLKDVENAVQIFEASMSCIVISTIVSLDIMESLTKRCYEKNIKLINLLEPIINSVESMMNMHQDYKPGALRVLDSIYFKRIEAMEFAMKYDDAKDNSGIEKADVVIVGLSRTSKTPLCMYLANKGIKAMNIPLVPEVEIPEQLFNMSQKKIFGLTVDPLRLIDIRKKRLDEYTAIYNNIQYYNDARILEELEFSDKVMRKLKCKVIDVSKIAIEETALIIMNALGYKND
- a CDS encoding GNAT family N-acetyltransferase, with amino-acid sequence MVREATKKDLMDILEIYNDAILNTTAIYDYKAHTIDDRIQWYEKRKQDGYPLLVFEKDNRVVAFATFGPFRAYPAFKYTIEHSIYVHKDYRNLRIGKILLKELIDIASVDEYATIVACIDSLNENSIKIHEKFGFKYSGTITKAGFKFGKWLDLVFYQLDLSGPEIPLEG
- a CDS encoding tRNA dihydrouridine synthase, with the translated sequence MKYYLAPMEGITGYIYRNTYEKYFHNIDKYFTPFIVPNKSRSFNTKELKDTLPENNKGMNIVPQILTNDSEGFITLSSKLQQLGYNEVNLNLGCPAGTVVSKNRGSGFLAKREELDMFLDEIFKMDYMKISIKTRIGKDDSEEFYELIKIYNKYPIEELIIHPRTQKDFYGNKPNLEVFKDALALSTNPICYNGDIFTTKDNNKLIKSFPEAKTIMIGRGIISNPGLMNEIKNNTNINKKILKDFHDELLNEYVELFKEDRNTLFKMKELWGYMIYIFSDNKKYAKKIKKSQKLSDYNEAVSSLFMEQEIIKGAGLFSSQN
- a CDS encoding MarR family winged helix-turn-helix transcriptional regulator, with protein sequence MNFKEDSSSANVELAQKQADEIIEIFKIIRKSIGFKSEKSAKKYGFTAPQIGVIFHLHMMPSITLQSLSEHMNLTKSTVSGIVDRLEKQGVVTREIPKDNRRIVNLSISEEFKKNNDICKMKKEFMADFISESIKNADPKELEKMIYGLRQLSILLNENK
- a CDS encoding DHA2 family efflux MFS transporter permease subunit, with amino-acid sequence MEKNNKGLLNSWLALGVVVIGTFMSILDSSIVNIALPKMMSVFGMPLDDAKWIITAYSLTLGAIIPLTGFLQDTFGSKKIYMFALGMFSVGSLLCGFAWSGGTMIAFRILQALGGGMIMPVGMSIIYSLFPREKIGLALGYWGIAAMAAPAIGPTLGGFIIEKMDWRMIFNVNVPIGIVGVIMAGILLKDSERKPIKSFDIIGFLSCTIGLVSVLYVLGEGSSIDWSKMENAILMTLGILSLILFVVNELTHPNPLLDLRILKLFDFSISLIISSVLTLALMGSAYILPMFLQNIRGYTAMETGVIMLPSALVMGVLMPVSGKLFDKLGAKPLVIPGLIILGITSYELANTINMNTSKEYIILVTCIRSIGLGLAMMPISTAGMNAVKSELVSRASALNNTIRQVSGALAVTIISTIMQGRGDYNYAKLAEQINVYNKASNDFLTSITSAYIHSGMSQSMAKVSALSSLMQKIKGQATIDGMQYAVMVTVAAVAVALILTFFMKTKRV